The following proteins are encoded in a genomic region of Diabrotica virgifera virgifera chromosome 1, PGI_DIABVI_V3a:
- the LOC126879301 gene encoding neuropeptide-like 4 produces the protein MFKLCIVAALLALSVASPAPEAKADPKPQVLAAYAAPVAYTSAYSAVPVAYSSYVAPSVYSSAYSVYSPYASPYVVY, from the coding sequence tGCATCGTAGCAGCCCTTCTTGCTCTCTCAGTAGCTTCACCAGCTCCTGAAGCCAAAGCTGATCCCAAACCTCAAGTGTTAGCAGCCTATGCAGCACCTGTAGCCTACACGTCCGCCTACTCCGCAGTACCCGTTGCTTATTCAAGTTACGTGGCTCCTTCAGTTTACTCCAGCGCCTACTCTGTTTATTCACCATATGCTTCTCCATACGTAGTCTATTAA